In Funiculus sociatus GB2-C1, one genomic interval encodes:
- a CDS encoding DUF4335 domain-containing protein — MTIRRPYSLPNCTLILEGLSDGTSGQVDARPLMSILVNAECRFAGQEKPLTGGRDFFESLVMAVSNYAQEFLSGVPHWHNLQDKPTTVQLHRVNDHLHRLSVEMPGSAGDSNTAGVSTANSARQVDLTTVQLFDLVDAVDQFLADSRTLPDINLSIAPVPKRYAKAEVPVAQRAAPAAVGVSILGVAAIAFFVIPPPNVEPPKDSSAQPNASATTPASPVASQQPTISPTPVSADATNLESLLTSVPEITDPTQLRALERRLYDKIAQTWSGKRRRFSEQLIYRVGVGQDGAIVGYKPVNVAARDRASDTPLPELLYIPAGGSTFRSSDPIGQFKVVFTRTGVLQVSPWRGYTGEPSLGPQITDPTQLESLKTQLESQINGNWKKESVAFPRNLVYRVAVNKDGVIADYEPYNQPGYDYVKQTPLPNLVNANQSATTLPQEEPLAQFQVVFKPNGVVEVEQFRD; from the coding sequence ATGACTATTCGACGTCCGTACAGTCTGCCTAACTGCACGCTAATCCTAGAAGGGTTGAGCGATGGCACATCCGGTCAGGTGGATGCCCGACCATTAATGTCTATCCTGGTTAATGCTGAGTGCCGTTTTGCTGGTCAGGAGAAGCCGTTAACCGGGGGACGCGACTTTTTTGAAAGTTTGGTGATGGCAGTGAGTAATTATGCACAAGAATTTTTGAGTGGGGTTCCTCACTGGCACAACCTTCAGGACAAGCCGACAACAGTTCAGTTGCATAGAGTTAATGACCATCTGCACAGGTTAAGTGTTGAGATGCCAGGAAGTGCTGGCGACTCGAACACAGCAGGTGTCTCGACTGCTAACTCGGCTAGGCAAGTGGATTTGACCACGGTGCAGCTGTTTGATTTGGTGGATGCGGTGGATCAGTTCTTGGCGGATAGCAGGACGCTACCAGACATAAACCTGTCAATTGCGCCTGTTCCTAAGCGCTATGCTAAGGCGGAAGTGCCAGTGGCACAGCGCGCGGCACCAGCAGCAGTAGGGGTATCAATTTTGGGGGTGGCAGCGATCGCATTCTTTGTGATACCGCCTCCCAATGTCGAGCCACCTAAAGATTCCTCCGCGCAGCCGAATGCCAGCGCCACAACGCCTGCTAGTCCCGTAGCTTCGCAACAGCCAACTATAAGCCCGACACCAGTAAGCGCTGATGCGACGAATCTGGAATCTCTGCTGACATCAGTGCCAGAAATTACCGATCCTACCCAGCTGCGGGCTTTGGAACGGAGACTGTATGACAAAATTGCCCAGACGTGGTCTGGGAAGCGCCGCCGATTTAGCGAACAGTTAATTTATCGCGTCGGCGTGGGCCAAGATGGAGCGATTGTCGGTTATAAACCAGTCAATGTAGCAGCACGCGATCGCGCCTCTGACACGCCACTGCCAGAATTGCTCTACATCCCAGCCGGAGGAAGCACTTTTAGAAGCAGCGATCCTATCGGTCAGTTCAAAGTTGTGTTTACCAGAACAGGCGTTCTGCAAGTCAGTCCTTGGCGTGGCTACACAGGCGAACCCAGCTTAGGGCCACAAATTACCGATCCGACCCAACTGGAGAGTTTAAAAACTCAGCTAGAAAGTCAAATCAACGGCAACTGGAAAAAAGAAAGTGTCGCCTTTCCGCGTAACTTAGTCTATCGAGTTGCTGTGAACAAAGACGGCGTGATCGCGGACTACGAACCGTACAATCAGCCTGGCTATGATTATGTCAAGCAAACTCCGCTCCCTAACTTAGTCAACGCGAACCAAAGCGCCACAACCCTCCCCCAAGAAGAACCTCTGGCTCAATTCCAGGTGGTATTTAAACCCAACGGTGTTGTTGAAGTGGAACAATTTCGGGACTAG
- a CDS encoding DUF3038 domain-containing protein, producing MNRSVSVMPLNSPLQESMPLILDSLPDPPIASSVCPRRTRTKIDLILLAIEALELGGSEAMLKISQDLELQRVIQNRVNLWRLRSTNPLRRSYTRRLLTFVEAKALVVIACHLARRLTVLIRQLLFAYQQLREKQLPLEHHYRLSEYLERFRAHFRSRMNPRRAAVAIYNSDDKLNELAMELLSELLFCTGTSGMQRFWSSLFDGEV from the coding sequence ATGAATCGTTCTGTGAGCGTAATGCCATTAAATAGTCCTTTGCAAGAGTCAATGCCACTGATTCTGGACAGTCTCCCTGACCCACCAATCGCGTCTAGTGTGTGTCCGCGTCGAACAAGGACTAAGATTGACCTGATTTTACTGGCAATAGAAGCCCTGGAACTGGGGGGTTCTGAAGCAATGCTAAAAATATCCCAGGATCTGGAACTCCAGAGAGTTATCCAAAATCGGGTGAACCTCTGGCGATTGCGTAGCACCAACCCCCTGCGACGCTCTTATACTCGACGTTTGCTGACGTTTGTTGAAGCTAAGGCGCTGGTAGTAATTGCCTGCCACTTGGCGCGGCGGTTGACTGTCTTGATCCGACAGCTGCTATTTGCTTATCAACAACTCCGGGAAAAGCAGCTGCCCTTGGAACATCATTATCGCTTGTCTGAGTATCTGGAACGGTTCCGCGCCCACTTCCGGAGTCGGATGAATCCGCGTCGCGCTGCTGTCGCCATTTACAATTCTGATGACAAGTTGAACGAGTTGGCAATGGAGTTGTTGAGTGAGTTGCTATTCTGTACGGGAACGTCTGGAATGCAACGCTTTTGGAGCAGTTTGTTTGATGGCGAAGTGTGA
- a CDS encoding adenine phosphoribosyltransferase — protein MDLKSLIRDIPDFPKPGILFRDITTLLRDPEGLRFTIDSLTEKCAQFSPDYIVGMESRGFIFGAPLAYKLGAGFIPVRKRGKLPAAVHAIEYELEYGMDRLEVHQDALLPGSRVLIVDDLMATGGTASATAELVQQTGCTLVGFGFIIELRDLNGRQRLPDAPIVTLVEY, from the coding sequence ATGGATCTCAAGTCTCTGATTCGCGACATTCCAGATTTTCCCAAGCCAGGAATTTTGTTTCGAGATATAACTACGCTGCTGCGAGATCCGGAGGGATTGCGCTTCACTATTGATTCTTTAACGGAAAAGTGCGCCCAGTTTTCCCCGGATTATATTGTTGGGATGGAGTCGCGGGGTTTCATTTTTGGCGCACCTTTAGCATACAAACTGGGAGCTGGGTTTATCCCTGTCCGGAAGCGTGGGAAGCTACCTGCTGCTGTTCATGCGATTGAGTATGAATTGGAATATGGGATGGATCGCTTGGAGGTGCATCAAGATGCGCTCTTACCCGGAAGCCGGGTTTTGATTGTGGACGATCTGATGGCGACTGGTGGAACTGCCAGTGCTACGGCCGAATTGGTGCAGCAAACGGGCTGCACGTTGGTGGGATTTGGCTTTATCATCGAGCTAAGGGATTTGAATGGGCGGCAACGACTTCCTGATGCGCCAATTGTGACGTTGGTTGAATATTAG
- a CDS encoding ABC transporter permease, which translates to MTSTRDSSRENRFNASLNWLKRLLAGETFLYVVKRLLQALLTLLLASALSFAIIQLAPGDYLDTLRQNPKISPERIEELRQQFGLDKPAIEQYRRWLWQIVRYGNFGTSFVYQRSVASLLWERIQATLELAIASVILTWAIAIPLGIVGAVNQNRTSDRILQVLSYAGQGFPSFITALLLLLLAQYTSPFFPVGGRTSINHADLSWFGKILDIGWHMILPTLALSITSFAGLQRITRGELLDVLRQDYIQTARAKGLPENRVIYVHALRNAINPLVTLLGFEFAGLLSGAFIAEFFFNWPGLGRLILSAVTAQDLYLVMASLIMGAFMLIVGNLFADLLLKAVDPRIKLENLK; encoded by the coding sequence ATGACTTCTACTAGAGATTCTTCAAGAGAAAATAGGTTCAATGCTAGTTTAAATTGGCTCAAAAGGCTGCTTGCTGGTGAAACTTTTCTCTACGTGGTGAAGCGGCTGTTACAGGCACTTTTGACTTTGTTGCTGGCATCAGCTTTGAGTTTTGCAATTATTCAGCTAGCTCCAGGGGATTATTTAGATACTCTGAGGCAAAATCCCAAAATTTCGCCAGAACGAATTGAGGAATTAAGACAACAGTTTGGTTTGGATAAGCCAGCAATTGAGCAGTATCGGCGTTGGTTGTGGCAAATTGTGCGCTATGGAAATTTTGGCACCAGTTTTGTCTATCAGCGTTCGGTAGCATCGCTGTTGTGGGAGCGCATCCAAGCGACTTTGGAGTTGGCGATCGCTTCTGTAATTTTGACATGGGCGATCGCTATCCCTCTGGGGATCGTCGGCGCTGTTAACCAAAATCGGACAAGCGATCGCATTCTGCAAGTCCTCAGCTACGCCGGACAGGGATTTCCCAGCTTCATCACTGCTTTGTTGCTGCTGCTTCTGGCGCAGTACACCTCCCCCTTCTTCCCTGTCGGTGGTAGAACCAGCATCAATCACGCTGACTTGTCCTGGTTTGGCAAAATTTTGGATATCGGCTGGCACATGATTTTACCGACTTTGGCGCTCTCTATCACCAGCTTTGCTGGTTTGCAGCGAATTACCAGAGGGGAATTACTCGATGTTCTTCGCCAAGATTACATCCAAACGGCTCGCGCTAAAGGACTCCCCGAAAATCGAGTCATTTATGTTCACGCCCTCCGCAATGCTATTAATCCTTTGGTAACACTATTGGGATTTGAATTTGCCGGTTTGTTAAGCGGTGCTTTTATTGCGGAATTTTTCTTCAACTGGCCTGGATTAGGGCGTTTGATTTTGTCAGCAGTTACCGCCCAAGACCTCTATTTAGTAATGGCAAGTTTGATTATGGGCGCTTTTATGCTCATTGTCGGCAACTTATTCGCAGACTTGCTGCTCAAAGCCGTTGATCCCCGAATCAAGTTGGAAAATCTTAAATAA
- a CDS encoding low temperature-induced protein yields MKSIRFNLSAWVRPVRLVIAAVACAFLVFSYATPAFSASKNNPPTGISGTQSKPSDGEANLLDIELKSQEAVLSKPYSLEETQKEASKGLNEIQGDSDIENMKRPENTQGVDSIEQKIEKALEAVTGKD; encoded by the coding sequence ATGAAATCGATCCGCTTCAACCTATCTGCCTGGGTACGTCCAGTGCGTTTGGTAATAGCTGCCGTTGCGTGCGCGTTCCTAGTATTTTCCTATGCGACACCAGCTTTCAGCGCCAGCAAGAATAACCCGCCTACCGGAATCAGTGGCACCCAAAGTAAACCCTCAGATGGAGAAGCAAATCTGCTGGACATCGAGCTGAAATCCCAAGAGGCGGTTCTGTCAAAACCCTACTCGCTAGAAGAAACCCAGAAGGAAGCAAGTAAGGGTCTGAATGAAATTCAAGGGGACTCTGATATTGAGAATATGAAGCGCCCTGAAAATACCCAAGGCGTTGACTCAATTGAACAAAAGATCGAGAAGGCTCTGGAAGCCGTTACGGGCAAAGACTAG